A DNA window from Hordeum vulgare subsp. vulgare chromosome 1H, MorexV3_pseudomolecules_assembly, whole genome shotgun sequence contains the following coding sequences:
- the LOC123428060 gene encoding uncharacterized ATP-dependent helicase C29A10.10c-like, protein MGSRGRMLFDLNELPTEADEEEAAIVVSQPQLPVPNMYPSNLFPPQEAPWSQGILNNHAFNHASSGSGFQPFVRSTDSQNVKYSMNTEENMDATAASTSLSDSVAHCTGPSNQGPQSVEREEGEWSDADGASDTAGSSVSNREESAGTAGTQVKRESQESGPLIVKSSDVVKYDIAAEPSDTEMADVSKVPALRGPTGVESMKLFESKGNQPGDDMDQCNKSKDVRGVEASYALKCTNNPAKRPKLDEHKVAMLGKKRARQTVFINVEDAKQAGTMKTITPRRQSSFPAPIVTRTVKEATRGVGERAADKQSQPVIRDQRQSETIGSERSNSADPCDQNGESNGDIELGSHGRSKKMNAEDPPSDCNQQSVPRQPFPKQPTDSKQFKGRPVSSQRAVLTGQNTADQKPINKRSLVPKKQASVNNTQYNDTSVERLIREVTNGKFWHNPEEEELQCVPGSFDSAEEYIRVFEPLLFEECRAQLYSSYEESLEAVSRDAHVMVRLKSVDRRERGWYDVVVLPINEYKWTFKEGEVAILSSPRPGSAAQSSRSNRKAAASNEDAEADCGRLVGTVRRHMPIDTRDPIGAIIHFYAGDSFDCSSETSVLRKLQPRSTWYLTGLGSLATTQREYVALHAFRRLNVQMQNAILQPSPEHFPKYQEQPPAMPDCFTPSFSDHLNRTFNGPQLSAIHWAAMHTAAGTSNGVVKKQEPWPFTLVQGPPGTGKTHTVWGMLNVIHLVQYQHYYAALLKKLAPESYKQVGSTTNSSSEAFAAGSIDEVLQSMDQNLFRTLPKLCPKPRMLVCAPSNAATDELLSRVLDRGFIDGEMKVYRPDVARVGVDTQSRAAQAVSVERRTEQLLMKGRDEVIGWLQQLKGREQQLSHEIGLLQRELNIVAAAGRSHGSVGVDPDVLAHRDRNRDILLQKLAASVESRDKVLVEMSRLLILESRFRVGSNFNLEDARSSLEASFANEAEIVFTTVSSSGRKLFSRLSHGFDMVVIDEAAQASEVGVLPPLALGAARCVLVGDPQQLPATVISKAAGTLLYSRSLFERFQQAGCPTILLSVQYRMHPQIREFPSRYFYQGCLTDSESVVKLPDEVYYKDALMAPYIFYDISHGRESHRGGSSSYQNVHEAQFALRLYEHLQKLVKVNGGKKASVGIITPYKLQLKCLQREFEEVMNTEEGKDIYINTVDAFQGQERDVIIMSCVRASNHGVGFVADIRRMNVALTRARRALWVVGNASALMQSEDWAALVADAKARKCFMDLDSIPKDFLAMKISSNTPGRNSSNNIRNLRTGGPRPRHLDMLQDPRVGMKADEEERANSVPRNASYRNLDDLGRSGDRSRESLQFGVARRPNSSNGSRREV, encoded by the exons ATGGGGTCTCGTGGAAGGATGTTATTTGACCTCAATGAGCTCCCAACAGAAGCTGACGAAGAAGAAGCTGCTATTGTTGTGTCCCAACCTCAACTTCCTGTTCCCAATATGTATCCCTCTAATTTGTTTCCACCACAAGAAGCGCCTTGGTCGCAAGGGATATTGAACAACCATGCCTTTAATCATGCATCTTCTGGTTCAGGTTTTCAACCTTTTGTGAGAAGTACAGATTCACAAAATGTGAAGTATTCAATGAATACTGAAGAGAATATGGATGCTACTGCCGCTTCTACATCTTTGTCTGATAGTGTTGCACACTGTACGGGGCCCTCCAACCAGGGTCCACAATCAGTTGAAAGAGAAGAGGGAGAGTGGTCTGATGCAGATGGTGCTTCTGACACCGCAGGAAGCAGTGTCAGCAACAGAGAAGAATCTGCTGGTACTGCAGGTACTCAAGTGAAAAGAGAATCCCAAGAGAGTGGACCTCTTATTGTTAAATCTAGTGATGTGGTTAAATATGACATTGCTGCTGAACCTAGTGACACTGAAATGGCTGATGTGTCTAAAGTTCCAGCGCTTCGTGGTCCGACAGGAGTTGAGAGCATGAAACTTTTTGAATCTAAAGGAAATCAACCTGGGGATGATATGGACCAGTGCAATAAGTCAAAGGATGTCCGAGGAGTAGAAGCCAGTTATGCATTGAAGTGCACGAACAACCCTGCAAAGAGACCTAAGTTAGATGAACACAAAGTTGCAATGCTTGGTAAAAAGCGAGCCAGGCAGACTGTGTTCATCAATGTTGAGGATGCAAAACAAGCTGGCACAATGAAGACAATTACACCAAGGAGACAGTCATCTTTTCCAGCACCAATTGTTACACGTACCGTGAAGGAAGCTACTCGTGGTGTTGGTGAAAGAGCTGCAGACAAGCAGAGTCAGCCAGTCATCAGGGATCAGAGACAATCCGAGACGATTGGTTCAGAAAGAAGTAATTCTGCTGATCCTTGTGATCAAAATGGAGAATCTAATGGTGATATTGAGTTGGGATCTCATGGCAGGTCAAAGAAAATGAATGCTGAAGACCCGCCCTCAGATTGTAATCAACAATCTGTCCCAAGGCAGCCTTTTCCAAAGCAGCCCACAGATTCCAAGCAGTTCAAGGGCAGACCAGTCTCTTCTCAGAGAGCAGTTCTAACAGGACAAAATACTGCAGATCAGAAGCCAATCAACAAAAGGTCTCTTGTTCCAAAAAAGCAAGCTTCAGTTAATAACACACAGTATAATGACACATCTGTTGAGCGACTTATACGGGAAGTGACAAATGGCAAGTTCTGgcacaatccgg AGGAGGAAGAACTTCAGTGTGTTCCTGGAAGCTttgattctgctgaggagtacatTAGAGTGTTTGAGCCTTTGCTTTTTGAGGAATGCAGAGCTCAGCTATATAGTTCCTATGAGGAGAGTCTTGAGGCTGTATCAAGGGACGCACATGTAATGGTGCGCTTGAAAAGTGTGGATAGGCGCGAAAGAG GATGGTATGATGTTGTTGTTTTGCCAATAAATGAATATAAATGGACTTTCAAAGAAGGTGAAGTTGCAATTTTGTCTTCCCCCCGGCCTGGTTCAG CTGCCCAATCAAGTAGATCTAATAGGAAGGCCGCTGCTTCAAATGAAGATGCTGAAGCTGACTGTGGACGGCTTGTAGGTACAGTCAGACGCCATATGCCTATTGATACGCGTGATCCCATTGGCGCAATTATCCATTTTTATGCTGGGGATTCATTTGATTGTAGCAG TGAGACTAGTGTTCTGAGGAAACTGCAACCTCGAAGCACATGGTACCTAACGGGTCTTGGTTCTCTTGCAACAACACAAAGGGAATATGTAGCATTGCATGCATTCCGCCGTCTTAATGTGCAG ATGCAAAACGCAATTCTTCAACCAAGTCCAGAGCACTTCCCAAAATATCAAGAGCAGCCGCCTGCTATGCCTGACTGTTTCACTCCAAGTTTTTCTGATCATCTCAATCGTACTTTCAATGGGCCTCAACTATCAGCGATTCATTGGGCTGCAATGCACACAGCTGCTGGCACAAGCAATGGAGTGGTTAAGAAACAAGAACCATGGCCTTTCACATTGGTACAAGGTCCTCCAGGGACAGGGAAAACCCATACTGTGTGGGGAATGTTAAATGTTATTCACCTTGTTCAGTATCAACATTACTATGCTGCTCTGCTAAAGAAACTTGCTCCTGAAAGTTACAAGCAAGTTGGTAGTACCACTAACAGCAGCTCAGAGGCTTTTGCCGCGGGGTCTATTGATGAAGTTCTGCAGAGCATGGATCAGAACCTGTTCCGCACTCTTCCCAAGCTTTGTCCCAAACCACGGATGCTTGTGTGTGCCCCGTCAAATGCTGCAACAGATGAGCTGCTTTCTCGTGTTCTTGACCGAGGTTTCATAGATGGCGAGATGAAGGTTTACCGCCCTGATGTTGCTCGTGTTGGAGTTGACACACAGTCTCGTGCTGCCCAAGCTGTATCAGTTGAGCGACGAACGGAACAGCTTTTGATGAAGGGCCGCGATGAAGTAATAGGGTGGTTGCAGCAGCTAAAAGGCCGCGAGCAGCAGTTATCACATGAGATAGGGCTTCTACAGAGGGAACTTAATATCGTTGCAGCAGCTGGTAGATCCCATGGTTCAGTTGGGGTAGATCCTGATGTGCTTGCTCACAGGGATCGTAACCGTGACATTCTGCTTCAAAAACTTGCTGCCTCTGTGGAAAGCAGGGATAAAGTACTTGTAGAGATGTCAAGGCTGCTGATATTAGAAAGCAGGTTCCGTGTTGGCAGTAACTTCAATCTGGAAGATGCTAGGTCTAGTCTGGAAGCCAGTTTTGCCAACGAAGCAGAAATTGTTTTTACAACAGTGTCAAGCAGTGGGCGCAAGTTATTTTCTCGCCTTAGTCATGgttttgatatggttgttatcgatGAGGCAGCTCAGGCCAGTGAAGTAGGAGTCCTCCCTCCACTTGCACTTGGTGCCGCTAGATGTGTCTTGGTAGGTGATCCGCAGCAGCTCCCTGCCACTGTTATTAGTAAAGCGGCTGGAACTTTACTCTATAGCAGGAGCCTTTTTGAGAGGTTTCAGCAGGCTGGTTGCCCTACCATTTTGTTGTCAGTGCAATATCGGATGCATCCCCAGATCCGAGAGTTTCCATCACGATACTTCTATCAAGGCTGCCTTACAGACAGTGAAAGCGTTGTCAAACTGCCTGATGAGGTGTATTacaaagatgcattaatggcacctTACATTTTTTATGACATCTCACATGGTCGTGAGTCTCATAGAGGGGGATCATCTTCATACCAGAATGTTCATGAAGCTCAGTTTGCATTGCGTTTATATGAGCATCTTCAGAAACTTGTGAAAGTTAATGGTGGTAAGAAGGCATCTGTTGGTATAATCACTCCATATAAGTTGCAGTTGAAGTGTCTTCAGCGGGAATTTGAGGAGGTCATGAATACTGAGGAAGGGAAAGATATCTACATAAATACAGTAGATGCTTTTCAAGGCCAGGAGCGTGATGTGATTATCATGTCATGTGTCCGTGCTTCAAATCATGGTGTGGGTTTTGTTGCAGATATACGGCGCATGAATGTTGCTCTTACTCGAGCTAGGAGAGCTCTATGG GTTGTTGGTAATGCCAGTGCTCTCATGCAGTCAGAGGACTGGGCGGCGCTGGTAGCAGACGCAAAGGCCAGGAAATGCTtcatggacttggatagcatccccaaggactttctggccATGAAGATCTCTTCCAACACTCCAGGAAGGAATTCTTCAAACAACATTAGGAACTTGAGGACAGGTGGACCAAGACCTAGGCATCTGGACATGCTTCAGGACCCCAGGGTTGGCATGAAGGCCGATGAGGAAGAGCGTGCTAACTCTGTTCCAAGAAATGCCAGTTACCGGAATTTGGA